The proteins below are encoded in one region of Candidatus Eisenbacteria bacterium:
- a CDS encoding trypsin-like peptidase domain-containing protein: MHELRWLTDSTPPEPDDSSASAPALSDEQLLDAYSDAVTRAVERVGPAVVKIEVTHPSRRNPSGERPGGSGSGFLFTPDGLAITNSHVIHRASTIDVVLQDGRRLPATLVGDDPDTDLAIIRVSGADLAVASLGDSSKLKQGQLVVAIGNPYGFQTTVTAGVVSALGRSLRSRSGRLMDGIIQTDAALNPGNSGGPLVNSRGEVVGVNTAMILPAQGLCFAIPSSTAQWVASLLIRHGRVRRAWMGIGGQQVTLQRRIARHFELSSEKALMVVHVETGSPAQRAGLREGDVIVGYDGEPVTGVDDIHRLLSDGAIGREGQLSVLRRSEKLTFAITPIESAHHD; the protein is encoded by the coding sequence ATGCACGAGCTCCGCTGGCTGACTGATTCGACGCCGCCCGAGCCGGACGACTCCTCGGCTTCGGCGCCGGCGCTTTCCGACGAACAGCTGCTCGACGCCTACTCCGACGCCGTGACGCGCGCGGTGGAACGGGTGGGCCCGGCCGTGGTCAAGATCGAAGTCACGCACCCCTCACGGCGGAATCCCTCTGGAGAGCGGCCGGGCGGAAGCGGCTCGGGGTTCCTGTTCACCCCGGACGGGCTCGCGATCACCAACAGCCACGTGATCCATCGCGCCTCGACCATCGACGTGGTGCTGCAGGACGGACGCCGACTGCCCGCCACGCTGGTGGGTGACGATCCCGACACGGACCTCGCGATCATCCGCGTGTCCGGAGCGGATCTCGCGGTGGCCTCGCTCGGCGACTCGAGCAAGCTCAAGCAGGGTCAGCTGGTGGTGGCCATCGGCAATCCCTACGGCTTCCAGACCACGGTGACCGCGGGCGTGGTCAGCGCGCTCGGTCGGTCGCTGCGCTCACGCTCCGGCCGGCTGATGGACGGCATCATCCAGACCGACGCCGCGCTCAATCCCGGCAACTCGGGCGGACCGCTGGTCAACAGCCGCGGAGAAGTCGTCGGGGTCAACACCGCGATGATCCTTCCCGCACAGGGCCTCTGCTTCGCGATTCCTTCGAGCACGGCGCAGTGGGTGGCGAGCCTTCTGATTCGTCACGGGCGCGTGCGCCGGGCGTGGATGGGCATCGGCGGCCAGCAGGTCACGCTGCAGCGGCGCATCGCGCGGCACTTCGAGCTCAGCTCGGAGAAGGCGCTGATGGTGGTGCACGTCGAGACCGGCAGCCCGGCGCAGCGCGCGGGGCTGCGGGAAGGCGATGTGATCGTGGGCTACGACGGCGAGCCGGTGACGGGCGTGGACGACATCCACCGTCTGCTCTCGGACGGCGCCATCGGGCGCGAGGGCCAGCTCTCGGTGCTGCGGCGCTCGGAGAAGCTCACCTTCGCGATCACCCCGATCGAGTCGGCGCATCACGACTGA
- a CDS encoding amidase → MPQTRSDPGLLFQPIRDLAKRIRTRELSPVDLTELSLERLEKIGPRYNAVVTMMRERALAEARQAQKEIAAGKVRGPLHGIPYGAKDLLATKGVPTTWGAAPYKDQVFDYDATAVERLRAAGAILVAKLAMVELAGGMGYNHADASFTGPGLCPWNTGFWSGGSSSGPGSAVAAGLVSFAIGSETSGSILTPSAYCGVTGLRPTYGRVSRHGAMALCWTLDKLGPMARTADDCALVLSAIAGHDPRDESSVNRKFDYASRSTPRAKLRLAVPKGVTEKAQPAVRQNFEAALDLVKRHAEVTTDVEWPDFPWGPSVSAIVNAEGASAFRELIESGRVKELRCPNDRTGGYSALMYPAVDYLHAMRLRRPMKAAVAKLFERFDAVISPARASVSYPADKNFEDVYPGVSGGPPLIPAGNLCGLPALSMPNGFGENGLPTGIALMGPAFSEATLVAIGNAYQSATDWHSRQPQA, encoded by the coding sequence ATGCCCCAGACGCGCAGCGATCCCGGCCTGCTGTTCCAGCCGATCCGCGACCTCGCCAAGCGAATTCGCACGCGCGAGCTGTCCCCGGTGGACCTCACCGAGCTCTCGCTCGAGCGGCTCGAGAAGATCGGTCCGCGGTACAACGCCGTGGTCACGATGATGCGCGAGCGTGCGCTGGCGGAAGCGCGGCAGGCGCAGAAGGAGATCGCCGCCGGCAAGGTCCGCGGGCCGCTCCACGGCATTCCGTACGGCGCCAAGGACCTGCTCGCCACCAAGGGGGTGCCCACCACCTGGGGCGCCGCGCCCTACAAGGATCAGGTCTTCGACTACGACGCCACGGCGGTCGAGCGCCTCCGCGCGGCCGGCGCGATCCTGGTCGCCAAGCTCGCCATGGTCGAGCTGGCGGGAGGCATGGGCTACAACCACGCCGATGCATCGTTCACCGGGCCGGGTCTCTGCCCGTGGAACACCGGCTTCTGGAGCGGTGGATCTTCGAGCGGGCCAGGATCGGCGGTCGCGGCGGGATTGGTGAGCTTCGCGATCGGATCGGAGACCTCGGGCTCGATCCTCACCCCGTCGGCCTATTGCGGCGTCACCGGCCTGCGTCCGACGTACGGCCGCGTCAGCCGCCACGGCGCGATGGCGCTGTGCTGGACGCTCGACAAGCTGGGACCCATGGCGCGCACGGCCGACGACTGTGCGCTCGTGCTGTCGGCGATCGCCGGTCACGATCCGCGCGACGAGAGCAGTGTGAATCGCAAGTTCGACTACGCCTCGCGCTCCACGCCGCGCGCGAAGCTGCGGCTCGCGGTGCCGAAGGGCGTCACCGAGAAGGCGCAGCCCGCGGTGAGGCAGAACTTCGAAGCGGCCCTCGACCTCGTGAAGCGCCACGCCGAGGTCACGACCGACGTCGAGTGGCCCGACTTTCCATGGGGCCCTTCGGTCTCGGCCATCGTCAATGCCGAAGGCGCCTCGGCGTTTCGCGAGCTGATCGAATCGGGAAGGGTGAAGGAGCTGCGCTGCCCCAACGATCGCACCGGCGGGTACTCGGCGCTCATGTATCCCGCCGTCGACTATCTGCACGCCATGCGCCTGCGGCGGCCCATGAAGGCCGCCGTCGCCAAGCTGTTCGAGCGGTTCGACGCCGTGATCTCTCCGGCGCGCGCCAGCGTATCGTACCCGGCCGACAAGAACTTCGAGGACGTCTATCCCGGCGTGAGCGGCGGGCCTCCGCTCATTCCGGCGGGGAATCTCTGCGGATTGCCCGCGCTGTCGATGCCGAACGGCTTCGGCGAGAACGGTCTGCCGACCGGGATCGCCCTGATGGGCCCGGCATTCTCCGAAGCCACGCTGGTCGCCATCGGCAACGCCTACCAGTCCGCCACCGACTGGCACTCCCGCCAGCCCCAAGCTTAG